A genome region from Procambarus clarkii isolate CNS0578487 chromosome 78, FALCON_Pclarkii_2.0, whole genome shotgun sequence includes the following:
- the LOC123746037 gene encoding uncharacterized protein, with translation MASWTSLALLSALAVSALSSPDESAYKIPQVGTGRRSQYYVLHNDGTYKYGYDTGEGAFESTKLKYAGKQDGEFGYRDPEGNNVRLQYEAGVGGFRPSGAHLPVPHPDFDAAHAAARARPPFVDPLADTNTDASYKFRFSEDGLARTEQSDSDGNVRGSYSYTDEEGRTRTYSYTAGRGIGFVVEGDDLPQEPAAPGSTPAATRLSSAGQFGSPSLRTAGASLSRTSQRGYSGSSTFGAGTFTSGTAASRTSSASGTPTFSASRRPTFTTKQTPYSSPSSRLSPSTRTRPFEPANTRSQLSPDGSYNFAYDTSSHSRAESGDRDNKVAGKFEFVADDDGQKRAIKYEAGSATGFIADGAHIPVGPEVPGAPSGQPTGRIVPVREVPFIDPLADSKSDASYNFAFDSEQYSRSESADADGNVQGTYTVVDDDGTRRTYRFRAGEGIGFETEEVSTSRGPPPSRAASTSFATSASGSSASSTQSASTLGVLSYSTPSARQPGSQPSTSFRASTGFPSASRSPLRSTFTPSSTHEVFPGFKLRQYDATDNADKYGYVLTFDN, from the exons atgGCCTCCTGGACTAGCTTG GCGCTGTTGTCCGCATTAGCGGTTAGCGCGCTGAGTTCGCCAGACGAAAGTGCCTACAAAATTCCTCAAGTGGGCACAGGAAGACGGTCTCAGTACTACGTTCTACATAATGATGGAACATACAAGTACGGATATGATACCGGCGAGGGAGCCTTCGAGAGTACGAAGCTCAAGTACGCCGGTAAACAAGACGGAGAATTCGGTTACAGGGATCCCGAGGGCAATAATGTCCGTCTCCAGTACGAGGCCGGTGTGGGAGGTTTCCGCCCCAGCGGTGCCCATCTTCCTGTTCCGCACCCTGACTTCGATGCTGCCCACGCCGCGGCTCGCGCACGACCACCTTTCGTTGACCCTCTCGCAGACACAAACACCGACGCGTCGTACAAATTCCGTTTCTCAGAAGACGGACTTGCACGAACAGAGCAAAGTGACTCAGATGGTAATGTGCGAGGCTCTTACAGCTACACAGATGAGGAAGGTCGAACACGAACCTACTCATACACTGCCGGTCGAGGTATTGGTTTCGTTGTCGAGGGCGACGATCTTCCTCAAGAACCTGCAGCTCCTGGATCTACTCCAGCAGCAACAAGGCTTTCCTCCGCTGGGCAGTTTGGTTCTCCCAGTTTACGCACTGCCGGAGCTTCATTGTCAAGAACTTCCCAAAGAGGATACAGTGGATCTTCAACATTTGGTGCTGGAACTTTTACCTCTGGTACAGCGGCATCACGTACCTCTTCTGCATCTGGCACTCCTACTTTCTCTGCCTCTCGTCGGCCAACTTTCACAACCAAACAAACTCCGTACAGCTCCCCATCTTCACGACTTTCTCCGTCAACTCGTACTCGCCCATTCGAACCTGCCAATACTCGCAGCCAACTCTCGCCTGATGGTAGTTACAACTTTGCCTACGATACCTCCAGTCACTCACGCGCTGAATCTGGTGATAGAGATAACAAAGTAGCAGGAAAATTTGAGTTCGTAGCAGATGACGATGGACAAAAAAGAGCTATTAAGTATGAGGCAGGATCTGCTACAGGATTTATCGCCGATGGAGCTCACATTCCTGTAGGACCCGAGGTGCCTGGAGCACCTTCAGGTCAGCCTACTGGCAGGATCGTTCCGGTTCGAGAGGTTCCTTTCATCGACCCCTTGGCTGACTCCAAATCTGATGCCTCTTATAACTTTGCCTTCGATTCCGAACAGTACTCACGCTCGGAGAGCGCTGACGCCGACGGCAATGTCCAGGGCACCTACACAGTGGTGGATGATGACGGCACACGCCGCACTTACCGATTCCGGGCCGGTGAAGGCATCGGCTTCGAAACTGAGGAAGTTTCAACTTCTCGTGGTCCTCCTCCATCTCGCGCTGCTTCAACTTCTTTTGCCACATCTGCTTCAGGATCATCAGCCTCATCTACCCAAAGTGCATCTACTCTCGGTGTTCTGAGTTATTCTACCCCATCAGCACGTCAACCAGGCTCTCAGCCTTCGACATCATTTAGAGCATCTACCGGCTTCCCGTCAGCATCGAGGTCACCACTGAGGAGCACCTTCACGCCATCATCCACACACGAAGTGTTCCCAGGCTTCAAGCTCCGTCAATACGATGCTACAGACAATGCAGACAAGTATGGCTATGTTTTGACTTTCGACAATTAG